TTTTTCTTGCTACTTATGTGAAGCAAGGCTAGGAGTGCTACATGCTCTTTTGAGACATTAGATGTCCCAGATGAAGTGAGTTTGACCTCCTCTAAATTTGCAAGCGACGAGCCCCTTAGCTTCTCTTTTATATCAGCCACTAGTGGCTTTAGTTTTGACTCTAATATGGCATTTAACTGCTCGTCTTGGCTAAATTTAAACTCAGGCAACTCTGTGCCGTAAGCGACCTTTGCAGCATTATTTATATCGTTAAAAAGCTTTTCTGTATTTATTTTTGAAACCACGGTTTTAGTTGTAGTGTCGGTTATTGTTTTTCTAATAGCCTCTATCACTTTTGCTTTGTTGGCACCATAAATTTGAGTACATATCGCGTCTAGATCGTCTTTTAGACTAAAGCTATAGCCCATAAGTAGCTTGTCGCCAGAGATGAAAGGCTTATTGATGTCGGCGCTATATGATAGTTTGATGATATCTATTAAGTTTTCTTTAAAATTTGCATCATTTCTAGGGGTAATTGGCATAAAATTCTTCCTTAATTTTTTCGCCAAATATTAGCATAAACTTAAAAAGTATTCAATAAAAAACTCTTATAGAGAAAATTTTTGCTTTTTCTTTAAATTTTGGTAGCAAAATTTAGACAAAACGCCAACATCTAAAAAATAGTTTAAAATCAAAGAGCCCTTATAAACTCTTTAAATTTATCTCCTCGCTCGGCGTAGCTCTTAAACTGATCAAGGCTCGCAGCTGCTGGGCTTAGAAGCGCTATCTCGCCTTTTTGTAGCTCTTTACTTATCTCATTTACAGCGTTTTGTAAAAAGTCGCATTTTAGGGCAGGGACGCCAAATTTAGCAGCTAAATTCATAAGCTTGTCGCTATTTGAGCCGATGGCGTAAATTTTGACTTTAAGATCCTTTAAAATCTCAAATAGCTCATCCATGCTAACGCCCTTGTCGTCGCCGCCGAGGATCAGGTGCATGAAGTGATCTTTGTAGCGTTTAACAGCTTGAATACTCGCATCTATGTTGGTCGCTTTTGTGTCATTTACCCAGTTTCGACCCATCTTATCAGTAAATTCTTCGAGCTTGTTTGCCTCGATGACAAATGTGTTTAAAAGCCCCACATCGCAGCGATCAAATAAAATTTTCTCCACCGCAAGTGCCAGCAGTGCATCAAGTAAAAACGGCGTTTTAAAGGCTATATCGCCCAAATTTACACCGCAAAAACAAGCTAAGTCGCTCTCATCTTTATAGGCGATCACTTTGGCCTTTGTAGGCGTTTTAGCATAAATTTCAGGCACGATAGCTACGCTTGTTTCGCTCATGCTAGCAAGCGGCTTAAGTTTTGCCTTTTCGTACTCGCTCATGTTGCCATGCCAGCTTAGATGATCTGGAGTGATCGGCAAAAGCACGTAGATGCCAGGCGTTGCGTGCTTTGTGTAGTGCAGCGTAAATGAGCTAGTCTCAAGTATCCAAATTTTAGCATGCGGGTCTAAATTTGCTAGCGCGATGCCGACGTTTCCGCCCATGACTGAGCCCTTGCTCTCTAGCAGGTGCTGCATCATCTTTGTAGTCGTTGTCTTGCCGTTTGTGCCGCTTATCCAGATGTTAAATGGCAAATGCGCCTTGTAAATTTCATAAAAATAGTCATATTCGCTGATCAAATTTTTAGCTTTTTTTATAAGCTCGTGGTGAGGCGGGATGCCTGGGCTTGGTATCTCTAGGCCGCTTTTTGCTGGGTCAAATTCGCCAACTGGCAAAAGAGCGTTGCCAAACTCGTCCTTAGAAATTTTGCTAAATTTATCATCGTAGATATCCCAAAGTCCGTCATTTACGAAGTTTTTAGCGATCGCCTTTGTCGTGCCACCATAGCCAAAAAGTGATTTTCTCATGCTTTTATCCTCTTTTGCCCCATAAAATTTCTACTATCTCGTTAGCACTTAGCTCACGCATCACGCCCTCTATCTCGCGGCGCTCAAAGAGCTCAAAGCTAAATGTTTTGGCAAAATTTAGCTTCAAAAACTCTGCAAAATAAGCGCCTTTGCAGGCAAATGTCACTCTTACATAAAATGCCTCTAAAAAATCATCATCAAATTCAGGCACAGGCGCCAACATACGCTCTACGATCTCGCTAAGCTCATCTTTTGTTATATCAGGCACCATTTTTGGCTCTGGCAAGGCGATGTCAAAGGCGAGATTTTCAGCGCCCTCGGCCTCCCACCACTCGTGCAGGCTAAATTTACTCATATCCTTGCCGCTTATCTTGGCTAGGCGCTGCTCTACCTTGCGGTACTCTTTGCCGTCTTCATCGCCAAATTCGTCGCAATAGTCGGTGTAGGCTAAAATTTGCTCCAAAATTTCATCATACTTTTTTCTAGCAGCTTCAAAGTCAGGCTCTATCTGCGCTCGCATGATCTACCTGATCTTTAGCGCGGTTAGTGCGATCAAATTTGCCAAAAGCGCGATGATCCAAAAGCGCACGATGATCTTATTTTCAGCCCAGCCCTTTATCTCAAAATGGTGATGTATAGGCGCCATTAAGAAAATTCTGCGTTTAAAAATTTTAAAGCTGCCAACCTGCAAGATGACGCTTAGCGTCTCAACGACAAAGATGAGGCCGATGATGATGAGCAAAATTTCGTTTTTGGTCGCAACGCCCATAAAGCCGATATATGCGCCAACGCTTAGGCTGCCGCTATCGCCCATAAAGACCTCGGCCGGATGGCAGTTAAACCACAAAAAGCCCATGAGCGAGCCAATTAGCGCAGAGGCTACGACTACGCTCTCGCCAACGCCTGCGATCTTTGGTAAAAGTAGGTACGAGCTAAAGACAGCGTGGCCGCAGATGTAGGCAAAAACGCCAAGTGTTAAAAGCGAAAATATCGATGGCACGGCGGCAAGTCCGTCAAGTCCGTCTGTTAAATTTACCGCATTTGAGGCTGCGACGATGACTAGCGTCCAAAAGAAAATGGCAAAAATTTTCATATCAAAGATCGGCTGCTTGTAAAACGGCAGGTAAAACTCGGTGTTTAGCTCTTTGCTGATGTATAAAAACGCTGCGAGTAAAAAGGCGATGAGAAACTGAAAAAAGAGCTTTGCCCTTGGGCTTAGGCCGGCGTGGTTTTTCGCACCTAAAATTTTGCTGTAGTCATCCTTGTAGCCAAGCAGAGTAAAGCAAACTAGGCAAAAGAGCGAGGCTAGCACAAAGGCGTTATCAAGCCTAGCGCAGATGATCGTGGCGATCACGGCTGTAAATACAAAGACAAGCCCGCCCATGGTTGGCGTTTTTGCCTTTTTTTGGTGAGTTTGCGGGGCAAGCTCGTAGATAGGCTGGGCGGCGTTTTTTGCCTTTGCCCAAGCGATAAATTTAGGCATCAGATAAGCTGTCAAGATAAATGCTATGAAAAACGCGATGCCAGCGCGAACGGTGATATACTGAAAGATATTAAAATTTAAAATTTCATAGATATAGTAAAACATAGGGGCCTTTATTTTAAAAAAAAGCAATTTTAGTATAATGGCCTTAAAAATTATCTAAATTTAAGGATAAAATTTAAAAATGGCTCAAAAAACTATACTTATAATAACTGATGGCATTGGTTCAAACAAAAATGGCAAATTTAACGCATTTGAGGCGGCAAAAAAGCCAAACTACGATAAATTTTTTAAAGAAATTCCAAACTCACTTATAAAAACCTCTGGAAACGCTGTGGGACTACCTGAAGGGCAGATGGGAAACAGCGAAGTAGGGCACATGTGCATAGGAAGCGGGCGAGTTTTATATCAAAATTTGGTCAAAATTTCACGAGGCTTTAATGATGGCTCAGTAGCAGAAAATGAAGCGTTAAAAGCTCTTTTTAAAAAGTGCAAAAAGATCCACGTCATAGGGCTTTATAGCGACGGCGGCGTGCACTCTCATATGGAGCATTTTGATGGTATGTGCGAGCTTGCTAGCAAAAGTGGCTGCGAAGTTTTTGCCCACGCTATCACCGACGGACGCGACGTTAGCCCAAATAGCGGTCTAAATTTCATAAAAAGCCTGGAGGCTAAATTTAAGGTAGCGACCGTTTGTGGGAGATTTTACGCAATGGATAGAGATAAACGCTGGGAGCGCGTAAAAGAGGCCTATGATAGCTTGGTAAAGGGAGCAAATTTAAGCAGCTTGTCGCCAAGTGAGTATCTACAAAAAAGCTACGATGAGGGCGTGACAGATGAGTTTGTAAAGCCAGCAAGCTTTAATGGCTTTAGTGGCATGGGCGAAGATGACGGCGTGATTGTGATAAATTTTAGAAATGATAGAGCAAGAGAGATTTGCCAGGCTCTAGGTGAAGAGAAATTTAGCGAGTTTGAGCGCCCTTTTGCTATCAAAAATCTAATCACCATGACCGAATACGACGCAAATTTTAAATTTGAAGTGCTCTTTAAAAATGAAAAGATAAAAAACACTCTAAGCGAGGTCATAGCGGCTGCTGGACTAAGGCAGCTTCACACGGCTGAGACTGAAAAATACGCACATGTCACATTTTTCTTTAATGGCGGCGTCGAGGAGCTAGCTAGCAACGAAACTAGGGTGCTCATCCCTAGTCCAAAAGTAAAAACCTACGACGAAAAGCCAGAGATGAGCGCTGCTGAGGTTTGCAAAGCCGTGCTAAAGGGCATGGATGACGAGCAAGACTTTATCGTGGTAAATTTTGCAAATGGCGACATGGTGGGACATACTGGCAACTACGAGGCCGCTATAAAGGCGGTTGAAGCGGTGGATGCAGCTCTTGGAGAAATTTATGCCAAGGCAAAAGAGAAAAACTACGCTATGATCATCACAAGCGATCACGGAAACTGCGAAGAGATGCGTGATAGCAGCGGCGAGTTACTGACAAACCACACGACCTATGACGTCTTTTGCTTTGTGATGGCTGATGGCGTAAAAAAAGTAAAAAACGGCGGTCTAAACAACATCGCGCCTAGCGTTTTAAAACTCATGGGGCTTGAGATCCCAGCTGAAATGGACGATGCGTTATTTTAAATTTGATAATATAAGCAAAATTTATAAGGAGAATCTATGAAATTTAGCGGAAAAAACGTGCTAATAACAGGTGCAAGCAGAGGTATCGGCGCACAGATCGCAAAGACGCTTGCAAATATGGGCTTAAAAGTGTGGATAAACTACCGCTCAAAGCCTGAGATAGCAGACGCTTTGCAGGCTGAGATCGAACAAAATGGCGGCAAGGCTGCGGTGATAAAATTTGACGCAACAGACGAAGATGAGTTTATAAAAGGTATAAATTTGATAGTCGATAGCGACGGCGAGCTAAGCTACCTTGTAAATAACGCTGGTATCACAAATGACAAGCTAGCGCTTCGCATGAAAACTAGCGAATTTACAGATGTGATAAATGCAAACTTAACTTCAGCTTTCATAGGATGTAGAGAGGCTTTGAAAGTGATGAGTAAAAAGCGCTTTGGAGCGGTCGTAAATGTCGCATCTATCGTTGGTGAGATGGGAAATGCTGGACAGGTGAATTATTCAGCTAGCAAGGGCGGACTAATCGCCATGAGTAAGAGCTTTGCAAAAGAGGGCTCAAGCAGAAATATTCGCTTTAATAGCGTAACTCCGGGCTTTATCGAGACTGATATGACGCATGGGCTAAGTGATGAGGTAAAAAAAACTTATAGCGACAATATCCCGCTAAAACGCTTTGGTAGCGCTAGCGAGGTGGCTGAGGCTGTGGCATTTTTACTAAGTGATCACGCGAGCTACGTGACTGGCGAGACGCTAAAAATAAACGGCGGACTTTATATGTAATGAAATTTCAACAAGTTTTGAAATTTAAAATAAATAAAAGCGTAAATATTATAAGATAACAGACATTTTTTATAAGGAGACCTTAAATGGCAGTATTTGAAGACGTAAGAGACGTAGTTGTAGAGCAACTAAGCGTAGATCCACAAGCGGTAAAACTAGAGTCTAAAATCATCGAAGATTTGGGCGCTGATTCACTTGACGTTGTAGAGCTAGTTATGGCTTTAGAAGAGAAATTTGAAGTAGAAATTCCTGATAGCGAAGCAGAGAAATTAGTAAGCATTCAAGACGTTGTAAATTATATAGAAAAACTAGGCAAATAATTTAAATTTGCATAGTTTGATTTAAGGAGATGTATTGAAACGAGTCGTTGTAACTGGTATTGGCATGATAAACGCACTTGGTCTTGATAAAGAGAGCTCTTTTAAGGCTATTTGCGAGGGTAAAACAGGTGTGAAAGAGATCACGAG
Above is a window of Campylobacter concisus DNA encoding:
- the acpP gene encoding acyl carrier protein; protein product: MAVFEDVRDVVVEQLSVDPQAVKLESKIIEDLGADSLDVVELVMALEEKFEVEIPDSEAEKLVSIQDVVNYIEKLGK
- the murD gene encoding UDP-N-acetylmuramoyl-L-alanine--D-glutamate ligase, encoding MRKSLFGYGGTTKAIAKNFVNDGLWDIYDDKFSKISKDEFGNALLPVGEFDPAKSGLEIPSPGIPPHHELIKKAKNLISEYDYFYEIYKAHLPFNIWISGTNGKTTTTKMMQHLLESKGSVMGGNVGIALANLDPHAKIWILETSSFTLHYTKHATPGIYVLLPITPDHLSWHGNMSEYEKAKLKPLASMSETSVAIVPEIYAKTPTKAKVIAYKDESDLACFCGVNLGDIAFKTPFLLDALLALAVEKILFDRCDVGLLNTFVIEANKLEEFTDKMGRNWVNDTKATNIDASIQAVKRYKDHFMHLILGGDDKGVSMDELFEILKDLKVKIYAIGSNSDKLMNLAAKFGVPALKCDFLQNAVNEISKELQKGEIALLSPAAASLDQFKSYAERGDKFKEFIRAL
- the mraY gene encoding phospho-N-acetylmuramoyl-pentapeptide-transferase; this translates as MFYYIYEILNFNIFQYITVRAGIAFFIAFILTAYLMPKFIAWAKAKNAAQPIYELAPQTHQKKAKTPTMGGLVFVFTAVIATIICARLDNAFVLASLFCLVCFTLLGYKDDYSKILGAKNHAGLSPRAKLFFQFLIAFLLAAFLYISKELNTEFYLPFYKQPIFDMKIFAIFFWTLVIVAASNAVNLTDGLDGLAAVPSIFSLLTLGVFAYICGHAVFSSYLLLPKIAGVGESVVVASALIGSLMGFLWFNCHPAEVFMGDSGSLSVGAYIGFMGVATKNEILLIIIGLIFVVETLSVILQVGSFKIFKRRIFLMAPIHHHFEIKGWAENKIIVRFWIIALLANLIALTALKIR
- the fabG gene encoding 3-oxoacyl-ACP reductase FabG codes for the protein MKFSGKNVLITGASRGIGAQIAKTLANMGLKVWINYRSKPEIADALQAEIEQNGGKAAVIKFDATDEDEFIKGINLIVDSDGELSYLVNNAGITNDKLALRMKTSEFTDVINANLTSAFIGCREALKVMSKKRFGAVVNVASIVGEMGNAGQVNYSASKGGLIAMSKSFAKEGSSRNIRFNSVTPGFIETDMTHGLSDEVKKTYSDNIPLKRFGSASEVAEAVAFLLSDHASYVTGETLKINGGLYM
- the gpmI gene encoding 2,3-bisphosphoglycerate-independent phosphoglycerate mutase encodes the protein MAQKTILIITDGIGSNKNGKFNAFEAAKKPNYDKFFKEIPNSLIKTSGNAVGLPEGQMGNSEVGHMCIGSGRVLYQNLVKISRGFNDGSVAENEALKALFKKCKKIHVIGLYSDGGVHSHMEHFDGMCELASKSGCEVFAHAITDGRDVSPNSGLNFIKSLEAKFKVATVCGRFYAMDRDKRWERVKEAYDSLVKGANLSSLSPSEYLQKSYDEGVTDEFVKPASFNGFSGMGEDDGVIVINFRNDRAREICQALGEEKFSEFERPFAIKNLITMTEYDANFKFEVLFKNEKIKNTLSEVIAAAGLRQLHTAETEKYAHVTFFFNGGVEELASNETRVLIPSPKVKTYDEKPEMSAAEVCKAVLKGMDDEQDFIVVNFANGDMVGHTGNYEAAIKAVEAVDAALGEIYAKAKEKNYAMIITSDHGNCEEMRDSSGELLTNHTTYDVFCFVMADGVKKVKNGGLNNIAPSVLKLMGLEIPAEMDDALF